The following are encoded in a window of Doryrhamphus excisus isolate RoL2022-K1 chromosome 16, RoL_Dexc_1.0, whole genome shotgun sequence genomic DNA:
- the LOC131104152 gene encoding peptidyl-prolyl cis-trans isomerase FKBP1A-like, translated as MGVQIETINPGDGQTFPKKGQRVVVHYVGTLADGKVFDSSRNRGKPFKFKIGHEEVIRGWDEGVAQMSVGQRAKLICSPDYAYGAKGHPGIIPPNATLTFDVELLRLEA; from the exons ATGGGAGTACAAATTGAAACCATAAACCCGGGAGATG GACAGACATTTCCAAAGAAGGGGCAGCGCGTCGTGGTGCACTATGTCG GAACCCTGGCAGATGGGAAAGTGTTCGACTCCTCAAGGAACCGAGGAAAGCCATTCAAATTCAAGATAGGGCACGAGGAGGTTATCCGTGGCTGGGATGAAGGAGTTGCCCAG ATGAGCGTAGGTCAGCGGGCCAAGCTGATCTGCTCACCCGACTATGCGTACGGCGCCAAGGGGCACCCGGGCATCATCCCCCCAAATGCCACTCTGACCTTCGATGTGGAACTGCTTCGTCTAGAGGCCTGA
- the mfsd2al2 gene encoding sodium-dependent lysophosphatidylcholine symporter 1-B-like isoform X3: MKCLKNWNLLEQNPDRTSSSARQKVCFTVILNNVFNKNNIIDQYFAFMKVSSGIPLARKLCYAVGGIPNQLTSVAIGVSLQIFLLEVAQLDVFSTSIILFVSRAWDAVTDPLVGYLVSRSKPTPIGKLTPWVVLSTPFGVLSYVLLWFVPRDIHKTSLKTTWFVATACLFETLMSGYNVPYLSLSMFLGGDKRDRDSVTAYRMCVEMIAMLLASVIQGQVVALYNTEKQEACEHLQHDGPPSSSLPHVASLQETQKAFLISSMVIGGLFFISSIVLFLGVKEQQGPVSSIHKVRPSYINSLKMLICHIGYQRLVLGFVFSAFAFQTSLGSFALFCSLASGLSDQFQHLLLALLVSASVAVPVWQVVLLRIGKKATVFIGLSLFIPASIIVACVPSNFPVFVMMCILMGFSVATIFLLPWSMLPDVVDDFALTYPSYKDLEPLFFSCYAFCNKLAGGLAVGFSTLILQFVGYRAGACHHGDGVVTALTVLFSPVPIVLLLIGMTFFYTYPINERQCLSSQEAATVHPESPSSSSEQRESEEQNAGVTAISHLNTSQESNTSPRAGNHVKNDAVRLSVISIDLNSANDSKSVFRSDVNHKYDRRSISTQRLMEVSRCSKKRFKVSWV, encoded by the exons ATGAAGTGTCTCAAGAACTGGAATTTATTAGAACAGAATCCAGACAGAACCTCATCAAGCGCACGGCAGAAGGTATGTTTCACAGTAATacttaataatgtatttaacaaaaacaatatcatTGACCAATACTTTGCTTTTATGAAGGTATCAAGTGGGATTCCTCTCGCCAGGAAGTTATGTTATGCGGTTGGAGGCATCCCTAATCAGCTGACCTCTGTGGCCATCGGTGTCTCGCTGCAGATCTTTCTTCTGGAGGTtgcacag CTGGATGTTTTCTCCACCTCCATCATTTTATTTGTGAGTCGGGCCTGGGATGCAGTGACTGATCCTTTGGTTGGATACCTAGTGAGCCGCAGCAAGCCAACGCCGATCGGCAAACTCACTCCTTG GGTGGTTCTGTCGACGCCGTTCGGCGTCCTGTCGTATGTGCTGCTGTGGTTTGTTCCACGGGACATCCACAAGACATCTCTCAAGACGACGTGGTTTGTCGCAACTGCCTGCCTCTTTGAGACCCTCATGAGT GGCTACAATGTCCCCTATCTTTCCTTGAGTATGTTCCTCGGAGGAGACAAGAGAGACAGAGACTCGGTCACCGCTTATA GAATGTGTGTGGAGATGATAGCCATGCTGTTAGCATCCGTCATCCAGGGTCAGGTCGTGGCTCTGTACAACACAGAAAAGCAGGAGGCCTGTGAACACCTCCAACATGATGGACCTCCAAGTTCATCTCTACCGCATGTTGCATCACTCCAAGAGACG CAAAAGGCTTTCCTGATATCATCTATGGTTATTGGAGGGCTGTTTTTCATCAGCAGCATTGTTCTCTTTTTGGGGGTGAAGGAGCAGCAGG GCCCCGTGAGCTCCATTCACAAAGTGAGACCATCCTATATAAACTCGCTGAAGATGCTGATCTGTCACATCGGTTACCAACGTCTGGTCCTCGGATTTGTGTTCAGCGCTTTTGCATTTCAG ACATCCTTGGGAAGTTTTGCCCTTTTTTGCAGCCTTGCATCTGGACTCAGCGATCAGTTCCAGCACCTCCTACTGGCTTTACTG GTTTCTGCATCAGTAGCGGTTCCTGTATGGCAAGTAGTTCTCCTGAGAATTGGGAAAAAGGCCACGGTTTTCATCGGGCTCTCG CTTTTCATCCCAGCGTCAATCATCGTAGCCTGCGTTCCCAGCAACTTCCCTGTCTTCGTGATGATGTGCATCTTGATGGGATTCAGCGTGGCGACTATATTTTTGTTACCCTG gtccatgCTCCCTGATGTGGTAGATGACTTTGCCTTGACTTATCCATCCTATAAAGATCTGGAGccgctgtttttttcctgctaTGCATTCTGCAATAAGCTGGCAGGAGGCCTCGCTGTTGGATTCTCCACGTTGATTTTGCA ATTTGTCGGATACAGAGCTGGTGCGTGTCACCATGGCGACGGAGTGGTGACGGCTCTGACTGTGCTCTTTTCACCTGTTCCCATTGTTCTACTGTTAATcgggatgacatttttttacaccTATCCCATCAATGAGAGGCAATGTTTGTCAAGCCAAGAAGCAGCCACAGTTCA TCCAGAATCCCCATCTTCATCATCCGAGCAAAGGGAAAGTGAAGAGCAGAATGCTGGCGTGACAGCAATTTCACATCTTAACACATCGCAGGAGTCCAATACATCACCTCGTGCAGGCAACCATGTTAAAAATGATGCAGTGCGATTGTCTGTCATATCCATTGACTTAAATTCTGCAAATGACAGCAAATCAGTCTTTCGGTCAGATGTAAATCATAAATATGACAGGCGGAGTATCAGCACTCAGAGGCTAATGGAAGTGTCTAGATGCTCAAAGAAGAGATTCAAAGTCTCTTGGGTATAG
- the mfsd2al2 gene encoding sodium-dependent lysophosphatidylcholine symporter 1-B-like isoform X2: MKCLKNWNLLEQNPDRTSSSARQKVSSGIPLARKLCYAVGGIPNQLTSVAIGVSLQIFLLEVAQLDVFSTSIILFVSRAWDAVTDPLVGYLVSRSKPTPIGKLTPWVVLSTPFGVLSYVLLWFVPRDIHKTSLKTTWFVATACLFETLMSVRRPSPCHLSLPTHSPPPHPHHTKLCHHGYHFTPSSQPVSCFLYLCRFYQGYNVPYLSLSMFLGGDKRDRDSVTAYRMCVEMIAMLLASVIQGQVVALYNTEKQEACEHLQHDGPPSSSLPHVASLQETQKAFLISSMVIGGLFFISSIVLFLGVKEQQGPVSSIHKVRPSYINSLKMLICHIGYQRLVLGFVFSAFAFQTSLGSFALFCSLASGLSDQFQHLLLALLVSASVAVPVWQVVLLRIGKKATVFIGLSLFIPASIIVACVPSNFPVFVMMCILMGFSVATIFLLPWSMLPDVVDDFALTYPSYKDLEPLFFSCYAFCNKLAGGLAVGFSTLILQFVGYRAGACHHGDGVVTALTVLFSPVPIVLLLIGMTFFYTYPINERQCLSSQEAATVHPESPSSSSEQRESEEQNAGVTAISHLNTSQESNTSPRAGNHVKNDAVRLSVISIDLNSANDSKSVFRSDVNHKYDRRSISTQRLMEVSRCSKKRFKVSWV; encoded by the exons ATGAAGTGTCTCAAGAACTGGAATTTATTAGAACAGAATCCAGACAGAACCTCATCAAGCGCACGGCAGAAG GTATCAAGTGGGATTCCTCTCGCCAGGAAGTTATGTTATGCGGTTGGAGGCATCCCTAATCAGCTGACCTCTGTGGCCATCGGTGTCTCGCTGCAGATCTTTCTTCTGGAGGTtgcacag CTGGATGTTTTCTCCACCTCCATCATTTTATTTGTGAGTCGGGCCTGGGATGCAGTGACTGATCCTTTGGTTGGATACCTAGTGAGCCGCAGCAAGCCAACGCCGATCGGCAAACTCACTCCTTG GGTGGTTCTGTCGACGCCGTTCGGCGTCCTGTCGTATGTGCTGCTGTGGTTTGTTCCACGGGACATCCACAAGACATCTCTCAAGACGACGTGGTTTGTCGCAACTGCCTGCCTCTTTGAGACCCTCATGAGTGTGAGGCGGCCATCTCCTTGTCATCTATCTCTGCCCactcactccccccccccacacccccatcaCACTAAGCTGTGTCACCATGGCTACCATTTCACACCATCCTCACAGCCTGTGtcatgttttctttacctttgtCGTTTTTATCAGGGCTACAATGTCCCCTATCTTTCCTTGAGTATGTTCCTCGGAGGAGACAAGAGAGACAGAGACTCGGTCACCGCTTATA GAATGTGTGTGGAGATGATAGCCATGCTGTTAGCATCCGTCATCCAGGGTCAGGTCGTGGCTCTGTACAACACAGAAAAGCAGGAGGCCTGTGAACACCTCCAACATGATGGACCTCCAAGTTCATCTCTACCGCATGTTGCATCACTCCAAGAGACG CAAAAGGCTTTCCTGATATCATCTATGGTTATTGGAGGGCTGTTTTTCATCAGCAGCATTGTTCTCTTTTTGGGGGTGAAGGAGCAGCAGG GCCCCGTGAGCTCCATTCACAAAGTGAGACCATCCTATATAAACTCGCTGAAGATGCTGATCTGTCACATCGGTTACCAACGTCTGGTCCTCGGATTTGTGTTCAGCGCTTTTGCATTTCAG ACATCCTTGGGAAGTTTTGCCCTTTTTTGCAGCCTTGCATCTGGACTCAGCGATCAGTTCCAGCACCTCCTACTGGCTTTACTG GTTTCTGCATCAGTAGCGGTTCCTGTATGGCAAGTAGTTCTCCTGAGAATTGGGAAAAAGGCCACGGTTTTCATCGGGCTCTCG CTTTTCATCCCAGCGTCAATCATCGTAGCCTGCGTTCCCAGCAACTTCCCTGTCTTCGTGATGATGTGCATCTTGATGGGATTCAGCGTGGCGACTATATTTTTGTTACCCTG gtccatgCTCCCTGATGTGGTAGATGACTTTGCCTTGACTTATCCATCCTATAAAGATCTGGAGccgctgtttttttcctgctaTGCATTCTGCAATAAGCTGGCAGGAGGCCTCGCTGTTGGATTCTCCACGTTGATTTTGCA ATTTGTCGGATACAGAGCTGGTGCGTGTCACCATGGCGACGGAGTGGTGACGGCTCTGACTGTGCTCTTTTCACCTGTTCCCATTGTTCTACTGTTAATcgggatgacatttttttacaccTATCCCATCAATGAGAGGCAATGTTTGTCAAGCCAAGAAGCAGCCACAGTTCA TCCAGAATCCCCATCTTCATCATCCGAGCAAAGGGAAAGTGAAGAGCAGAATGCTGGCGTGACAGCAATTTCACATCTTAACACATCGCAGGAGTCCAATACATCACCTCGTGCAGGCAACCATGTTAAAAATGATGCAGTGCGATTGTCTGTCATATCCATTGACTTAAATTCTGCAAATGACAGCAAATCAGTCTTTCGGTCAGATGTAAATCATAAATATGACAGGCGGAGTATCAGCACTCAGAGGCTAATGGAAGTGTCTAGATGCTCAAAGAAGAGATTCAAAGTCTCTTGGGTATAG
- the mfsd2al2 gene encoding sodium-dependent lysophosphatidylcholine symporter 1-B-like isoform X4, translating into MKCLKNWNLLEQNPDRTSSSARQKVCFTVILNNVFNKNNIIDQYFAFMKVSSGIPLARKLCYAVGGIPNQLTSVAIGVSLQIFLLEVAQLDVFSTSIILFVSRAWDAVTDPLVGYLVSRSKPTPIGKLTPWVVLSTPFGVLSYVLLWFVPRDIHKTSLKTTWFVATACLFETLMSVRRPSPCHLSLPTHSPPPHPHHTKLCHHGYHFTPSSQPVSCFLYLCRFYQGYNVPYLSLSMFLGGDKRDRDSVTAYRMCVEMIAMLLASVIQGQVVALYNTEKQEACEHLQHDGPPSSSLPHVASLQETQKAFLISSMVIGGLFFISSIVLFLGVKEQQGPVSSIHKVRPSYINSLKMLICHIGYQRLVLGFVFSAFAFQTSLGSFALFCSLASGLSDQFQHLLLALLVSASVAVPVWQVVLLRIGKKATVFIGLSLFIPASIIVACVPSNFPVFVMMCILMGFSVATIFLLPWSMLPDVVDDFALTYPSYKDLEPLFFSCYAFCNKLAGGLAVGFSTLILHPESPSSSSEQRESEEQNAGVTAISHLNTSQESNTSPRAGNHVKNDAVRLSVISIDLNSANDSKSVFRSDVNHKYDRRSISTQRLMEVSRCSKKRFKVSWV; encoded by the exons ATGAAGTGTCTCAAGAACTGGAATTTATTAGAACAGAATCCAGACAGAACCTCATCAAGCGCACGGCAGAAGGTATGTTTCACAGTAATacttaataatgtatttaacaaaaacaatatcatTGACCAATACTTTGCTTTTATGAAGGTATCAAGTGGGATTCCTCTCGCCAGGAAGTTATGTTATGCGGTTGGAGGCATCCCTAATCAGCTGACCTCTGTGGCCATCGGTGTCTCGCTGCAGATCTTTCTTCTGGAGGTtgcacag CTGGATGTTTTCTCCACCTCCATCATTTTATTTGTGAGTCGGGCCTGGGATGCAGTGACTGATCCTTTGGTTGGATACCTAGTGAGCCGCAGCAAGCCAACGCCGATCGGCAAACTCACTCCTTG GGTGGTTCTGTCGACGCCGTTCGGCGTCCTGTCGTATGTGCTGCTGTGGTTTGTTCCACGGGACATCCACAAGACATCTCTCAAGACGACGTGGTTTGTCGCAACTGCCTGCCTCTTTGAGACCCTCATGAGTGTGAGGCGGCCATCTCCTTGTCATCTATCTCTGCCCactcactccccccccccacacccccatcaCACTAAGCTGTGTCACCATGGCTACCATTTCACACCATCCTCACAGCCTGTGtcatgttttctttacctttgtCGTTTTTATCAGGGCTACAATGTCCCCTATCTTTCCTTGAGTATGTTCCTCGGAGGAGACAAGAGAGACAGAGACTCGGTCACCGCTTATA GAATGTGTGTGGAGATGATAGCCATGCTGTTAGCATCCGTCATCCAGGGTCAGGTCGTGGCTCTGTACAACACAGAAAAGCAGGAGGCCTGTGAACACCTCCAACATGATGGACCTCCAAGTTCATCTCTACCGCATGTTGCATCACTCCAAGAGACG CAAAAGGCTTTCCTGATATCATCTATGGTTATTGGAGGGCTGTTTTTCATCAGCAGCATTGTTCTCTTTTTGGGGGTGAAGGAGCAGCAGG GCCCCGTGAGCTCCATTCACAAAGTGAGACCATCCTATATAAACTCGCTGAAGATGCTGATCTGTCACATCGGTTACCAACGTCTGGTCCTCGGATTTGTGTTCAGCGCTTTTGCATTTCAG ACATCCTTGGGAAGTTTTGCCCTTTTTTGCAGCCTTGCATCTGGACTCAGCGATCAGTTCCAGCACCTCCTACTGGCTTTACTG GTTTCTGCATCAGTAGCGGTTCCTGTATGGCAAGTAGTTCTCCTGAGAATTGGGAAAAAGGCCACGGTTTTCATCGGGCTCTCG CTTTTCATCCCAGCGTCAATCATCGTAGCCTGCGTTCCCAGCAACTTCCCTGTCTTCGTGATGATGTGCATCTTGATGGGATTCAGCGTGGCGACTATATTTTTGTTACCCTG gtccatgCTCCCTGATGTGGTAGATGACTTTGCCTTGACTTATCCATCCTATAAAGATCTGGAGccgctgtttttttcctgctaTGCATTCTGCAATAAGCTGGCAGGAGGCCTCGCTGTTGGATTCTCCACGTTGATTTTGCA TCCAGAATCCCCATCTTCATCATCCGAGCAAAGGGAAAGTGAAGAGCAGAATGCTGGCGTGACAGCAATTTCACATCTTAACACATCGCAGGAGTCCAATACATCACCTCGTGCAGGCAACCATGTTAAAAATGATGCAGTGCGATTGTCTGTCATATCCATTGACTTAAATTCTGCAAATGACAGCAAATCAGTCTTTCGGTCAGATGTAAATCATAAATATGACAGGCGGAGTATCAGCACTCAGAGGCTAATGGAAGTGTCTAGATGCTCAAAGAAGAGATTCAAAGTCTCTTGGGTATAG
- the mfsd2al2 gene encoding sodium-dependent lysophosphatidylcholine symporter 1-B-like isoform X1 → MKCLKNWNLLEQNPDRTSSSARQKVCFTVILNNVFNKNNIIDQYFAFMKVSSGIPLARKLCYAVGGIPNQLTSVAIGVSLQIFLLEVAQLDVFSTSIILFVSRAWDAVTDPLVGYLVSRSKPTPIGKLTPWVVLSTPFGVLSYVLLWFVPRDIHKTSLKTTWFVATACLFETLMSVRRPSPCHLSLPTHSPPPHPHHTKLCHHGYHFTPSSQPVSCFLYLCRFYQGYNVPYLSLSMFLGGDKRDRDSVTAYRMCVEMIAMLLASVIQGQVVALYNTEKQEACEHLQHDGPPSSSLPHVASLQETQKAFLISSMVIGGLFFISSIVLFLGVKEQQGPVSSIHKVRPSYINSLKMLICHIGYQRLVLGFVFSAFAFQTSLGSFALFCSLASGLSDQFQHLLLALLVSASVAVPVWQVVLLRIGKKATVFIGLSLFIPASIIVACVPSNFPVFVMMCILMGFSVATIFLLPWSMLPDVVDDFALTYPSYKDLEPLFFSCYAFCNKLAGGLAVGFSTLILQFVGYRAGACHHGDGVVTALTVLFSPVPIVLLLIGMTFFYTYPINERQCLSSQEAATVHPESPSSSSEQRESEEQNAGVTAISHLNTSQESNTSPRAGNHVKNDAVRLSVISIDLNSANDSKSVFRSDVNHKYDRRSISTQRLMEVSRCSKKRFKVSWV, encoded by the exons ATGAAGTGTCTCAAGAACTGGAATTTATTAGAACAGAATCCAGACAGAACCTCATCAAGCGCACGGCAGAAGGTATGTTTCACAGTAATacttaataatgtatttaacaaaaacaatatcatTGACCAATACTTTGCTTTTATGAAGGTATCAAGTGGGATTCCTCTCGCCAGGAAGTTATGTTATGCGGTTGGAGGCATCCCTAATCAGCTGACCTCTGTGGCCATCGGTGTCTCGCTGCAGATCTTTCTTCTGGAGGTtgcacag CTGGATGTTTTCTCCACCTCCATCATTTTATTTGTGAGTCGGGCCTGGGATGCAGTGACTGATCCTTTGGTTGGATACCTAGTGAGCCGCAGCAAGCCAACGCCGATCGGCAAACTCACTCCTTG GGTGGTTCTGTCGACGCCGTTCGGCGTCCTGTCGTATGTGCTGCTGTGGTTTGTTCCACGGGACATCCACAAGACATCTCTCAAGACGACGTGGTTTGTCGCAACTGCCTGCCTCTTTGAGACCCTCATGAGTGTGAGGCGGCCATCTCCTTGTCATCTATCTCTGCCCactcactccccccccccacacccccatcaCACTAAGCTGTGTCACCATGGCTACCATTTCACACCATCCTCACAGCCTGTGtcatgttttctttacctttgtCGTTTTTATCAGGGCTACAATGTCCCCTATCTTTCCTTGAGTATGTTCCTCGGAGGAGACAAGAGAGACAGAGACTCGGTCACCGCTTATA GAATGTGTGTGGAGATGATAGCCATGCTGTTAGCATCCGTCATCCAGGGTCAGGTCGTGGCTCTGTACAACACAGAAAAGCAGGAGGCCTGTGAACACCTCCAACATGATGGACCTCCAAGTTCATCTCTACCGCATGTTGCATCACTCCAAGAGACG CAAAAGGCTTTCCTGATATCATCTATGGTTATTGGAGGGCTGTTTTTCATCAGCAGCATTGTTCTCTTTTTGGGGGTGAAGGAGCAGCAGG GCCCCGTGAGCTCCATTCACAAAGTGAGACCATCCTATATAAACTCGCTGAAGATGCTGATCTGTCACATCGGTTACCAACGTCTGGTCCTCGGATTTGTGTTCAGCGCTTTTGCATTTCAG ACATCCTTGGGAAGTTTTGCCCTTTTTTGCAGCCTTGCATCTGGACTCAGCGATCAGTTCCAGCACCTCCTACTGGCTTTACTG GTTTCTGCATCAGTAGCGGTTCCTGTATGGCAAGTAGTTCTCCTGAGAATTGGGAAAAAGGCCACGGTTTTCATCGGGCTCTCG CTTTTCATCCCAGCGTCAATCATCGTAGCCTGCGTTCCCAGCAACTTCCCTGTCTTCGTGATGATGTGCATCTTGATGGGATTCAGCGTGGCGACTATATTTTTGTTACCCTG gtccatgCTCCCTGATGTGGTAGATGACTTTGCCTTGACTTATCCATCCTATAAAGATCTGGAGccgctgtttttttcctgctaTGCATTCTGCAATAAGCTGGCAGGAGGCCTCGCTGTTGGATTCTCCACGTTGATTTTGCA ATTTGTCGGATACAGAGCTGGTGCGTGTCACCATGGCGACGGAGTGGTGACGGCTCTGACTGTGCTCTTTTCACCTGTTCCCATTGTTCTACTGTTAATcgggatgacatttttttacaccTATCCCATCAATGAGAGGCAATGTTTGTCAAGCCAAGAAGCAGCCACAGTTCA TCCAGAATCCCCATCTTCATCATCCGAGCAAAGGGAAAGTGAAGAGCAGAATGCTGGCGTGACAGCAATTTCACATCTTAACACATCGCAGGAGTCCAATACATCACCTCGTGCAGGCAACCATGTTAAAAATGATGCAGTGCGATTGTCTGTCATATCCATTGACTTAAATTCTGCAAATGACAGCAAATCAGTCTTTCGGTCAGATGTAAATCATAAATATGACAGGCGGAGTATCAGCACTCAGAGGCTAATGGAAGTGTCTAGATGCTCAAAGAAGAGATTCAAAGTCTCTTGGGTATAG
- the fam110a gene encoding protein FAM110B: MPVGTIQHPSRQSVRTAVATAPPRLRPKGPVGADFYRQNPPAAGRPKQSAVERLEADKAKYVKSQVALSKQQPVRPPEVRQPLLSPIGTLRPAKKIPAQPKTKQESIQLDLQHLSNLISDVSDAPGAAANVESADNATVPTVMTRQKKERLEPPPQSDCSSPIKVRLKVSGPARVESVTSPTAGTVRRVDVIPQSTRVQTARRPPLFIRQPLQPLPLHPQFPLRPATSHLYLRTTNTPLKPVVAVPPKPDNAPASLLPASSPLCIPVFPPSSPAITRLSSSSARKRPSLTRSKSDMSDRFSRAGTELERFFNLCGLDPADLQDLTGSTSDIVSMARFRSVSAPGSECAVGDEDEQDNAEEERVPYGVSVIERNARVIKWLYGVRQAK; the protein is encoded by the coding sequence atgccCGTGGGCACGATCCAGCATCCATCGAGGCAGTCTGTGAGGACTGCCGTAGCTACAGCGCCCCCTCGCTTGCGACCGAAGGGCCCGGTGGGTGCGGATTTTTACCGACAAAATCCACCGGCAGCAGGCAGACCGAAGCAGAGTGCGGTGGAGAGACTGGAAGCAgacaaagccaaatatgtgaaGAGTCAAGTGGCGCTGTCCAAGCAGCAGCCAGTGAGACCCCCTGAGGTACGTCAACCTCTGCTGAGCCCGATCGGCACTTTGAGGCCCGCCAAGAAGATACCCGCACAACCCAAAACCAAGCAGGAATCGATCCAGCTTGACTTGCAGCATTTGAGTAATCTCATCAGCGATGTGAGCGACGCACCCGGCGCGGCTGCAAATGTAGAGTCCGCCGATAATGCAACTGTCCCCACTGTGATGACTCGGCAGAAAAAAGAACGTCTGGAACCGCCACCTCAATCTGATTGTTCTAGTCCCATCAAGGTGAGACTGAAAGTATCCGGACCAGCCCGGGTGGAAAGTGTTACATCTCCGACTGCGGGGACTGTGCGCAGGGTGGACGTCATACCTCAGAGCACGCGTGTGCAGACCGCTCGCAGGCCGCCACTCTTTATCCGCCAACCGCTTCAGCCGCTCCCATTGCACCCCCAGTTCCCCCTCCGCCCAGCGACTTCACACCTGTACCTCCGAACAACAAACACGCCTCTGAAACCTGTTGTCGCCGTTCCTCCTAAACCGGACAACGCTCCCGCCTCTCTACTTCCTGCCTCATCTCCCCTCTGCATCCCAGTTTTCCCTCCTTCCTCCCCGGCTATTACTCGTTTATCCTCCTCTAGCGCCAGGAAGCGGCCGTCTTTGACCCGTTCCAAATCAGACATGAGCGACCGCTTTTCCCGAGCTGGAACAGAGTTGGAACGCTTCTTCAACCTGTGTGGTTTGGACCCCGCAGACCTGCAGGATTTGACTGGATCCACTTCTGACATTGTGTCTATGGCTCGCTTCCGCAGCGTCAGCGCGCCGGGGTCCGAGTGCGCAGTCGGCGATGAGGATGAACAAGACAACGCTGAAGAAGAGCGTGTTCCTTACGGCGTTTCTGTCATCGAGAGGAATGCGAGAGTGATCAAGTGGCTTTACGGAGTCCGTCAGGCTAAGTGA